The Cydia amplana chromosome 9, ilCydAmpl1.1, whole genome shotgun sequence genome includes a region encoding these proteins:
- the LOC134650788 gene encoding DNA polymerase nu-like yields MKQVLRDVTNCTSPNEAVLITSDGLAKTVDIPNTNEEEILTANDMITPAINFNDINEKLLSSKKYIDANMPTKTFLLLLNKEADRINDPVRDVSVTSRKEKVANNVDWDDMFDTELFENIKYPMPIRLEDDTDHTDNNFKIEFPKDKKKKQKQYNNKVIKPKSDVKANRTLSKKVKKIICKEDITEKTLMKNLKKVNSTKAVKNWLDDVDPNNFVENEIGQYGASDMSVPKTLKIHVINVEKSPYDGKSSTVTMATGIETPKEQAETTIKNESLLRPLSQMEELYKNVAMEINEPKSALLNGSEAAKTPLDKVIDKKPKTKNKKVVQSRLAEKDGKMKFGPPVKGQNESKTEETNDDQTKNKEAVKDKKVKSKFVPPIKSQIPVKNVTFEVVTIDESNLHLINDLTRTEDNIAMILIYKNGFSQLNHHHTEDKGVTEGVMIQSQEKFFYFKDNERNSNLLKQLLEKCQVICYNAKPMLIHLIAKYGIELKQNAFNFYDAKIGGSLIDPDNPPENFAELQKLLGFTPEFTIATECVLQKAAWYITLLRECFDKLKSLLTDNCVWNVFVEIEMPLLPVIAGMEYRGVSVDLEKLKSMEDILLTKMKSVEQECYKAAGKTFQINSTLQVRTILYDELQLDTKSNLKIKETIGKGAKSTSETMLRGLVSVHPLPQLILEYRHLHKAHATFLTGIAQHVKDDSVKPTWVQMAAATGRIASNNPNLQAIPKAPFSLVVFPQNSDDQEPTLNFRSVYTARPSHWFIAADFKHIECRVFAHAADDATLQDVLRSGQDLFKVLAAKWLNKPVDEVLSEDRERTKRIVYASLYGAGARKLMEILHISYEQALSVMSSFNRTFPALKSFGRAVVAKATSGALRSLCGRARRFPHIASADATLRAQAERQAVNFIVQGSAADLCKKAMVAVQRTFESTAVASRLVLQIHDELVWEVAEGHVDRAAVIIKYAMENVGRDSGMNMTLPIELTYGRNWGEMRPFQA; encoded by the exons ATGAAGCAAGTGTTGCGTGATGTTACTAATTGTACATCACCGAACGAAGCTGTTCTAATAACTTCGGATGGTTTAGCAAAAACTGTTGATATACCAAATACGAACGAAGAAGAAATATTGACTGCAAATGATATGATAACTCCAGcaattaattttaatgataTTAATGAGAAATTACTTTCGAGTAAGAAATACATTGATGCTAATATGCCGACAAAGACGTTTTTGCTGTTATTAAATAAAGAGGCTGATCGTATAAATGATCCGGTAAGAGACGTAAGTGTAACAAGTAGAAAAGAGAAAGTTGCAAATAATGTAGATTGGGACGATATGTTTGATACAGAGCTAtttgaaaatataaaatacccCATGCCAATAAGGTTAGAAGATGACACAGATCATACAGATAATAACTTTAAGATTGAATTTCCTAAAGATAAAAAGAAAAagcaaaaacaatataataacaaaGTAATTAAACCTAAATCTGATGTAAAAGCTAATCGTACTTTAtcaaaaaaggttaaaaaaataatatgcaaGGAGGATATAACagagaaaacattgatgaaaaacttaaaaaaagtaaatagtACAAAAGCAGTTAAAAATTGGCTCGATGATGTCGATCCAAACAATTTTGTGGAAAACGAAATTGGCCAATACGGAGCCAGTGATATGAGTGTACCAAAAACACTCAAAATCCATGTAATAAATGTTGAAAAAAGCCCCTACGATGGTAAAAGTAGTACTGTTACTATGGCTACAGGTATTGAAACTCCTAAAGAACAAGCAGAAACTACTATCAAAAATGAATCTCTCTTAAGACCACTAAGCCAAATGGAGGAACTGTATAAAAACGTTGCAATGGAAATAAATGAACCCAAATCTGCATTACTTAACGGATCAGAAGCTGCAAAAACTCCATTAGATAAAGTAATCGACAAGAAACCGAAAACAAAGAATAAGAAAGTAGTACAATCGAGACTTGCTGAAAAGGACGGTAAAATGAAATTTGGACCACCAGTTAAAGGACAAAATGAAAGCAAGACGGAagagacaaacgacgatcagaCGAAAAATAAGGAGGCTGTCAAagataaaaaagtaaaatcgAAATTTGTCCCTCCTATTAAATCACAGATTCCAGTGAAAAACGTTACATTTGAGGTGGTGACGATAGATGAAAGCAATTTACATCTCATTAATGATTTGACAAGGACAGAAGATAATATTGCTATGATATTAATTTACAA gaaTGGCTTTAGTCAACTCAACCATCACCACACAGAAGATAAAGGCGTCACTGAAGGCGTCATGATCCAATCGCAGGAGAAATTCTTCTATTTCAAAGATAATGAACGAAACAG TAATCTCTTGAAGCAATTGCTAGAAAAGTGCCAAGTAATATGTTACAATGCCAAGCCAATGCTTATACATCTGATTGCAAAATATGGTATAGAGTTAAAGCAAAATGCATTCAACTTCTACGATGCCAAG ATAGGAGGCAGTCTCATAGACCCAGACAATCCTCCAGAAAATTTTGCGGAACTACAAAAGCTTCTAGGTTTCACACCAGAATTCACTATAGCCACAGAGTGCGTATTGCAAAAGGCTGCCTGGTACATAACTCTACTCAGAGAATGCTTCGACAAGCTGAAATCTTTGCTAACAGATAATTGCGTTTGGAACGTTTTTGTCGAAATTGAGATGCCTCTGTTACCCGTTATTGCAG GAATGGAATATCGCGGAGTAAGCGTAGATCTAGAAAAACTAAAGTCAATGGAGGACATTCTTCTAACAAAAATGAAGTCAGTAGAGCAAGAGTGCTACAAAGCAGCAGGGAAGACTTTTCAGATAAATTCGACTTTGCAAGTGCGTACGATTCTGTATGACGAACTGCAGTTGGATACGAAGAGTAACTTGAAGATTAAAGAAACGATTGGCAAAGGAGCTAAATCTACATCGGAAACTATG TTACGTGGGCTGGTCTCGGTACACCCGCTACCACAGCTAATCCTGGAATACCGTCATCTGCATAAAGCGCACGCAACTTTCCTCACCGGCATAGCCCAGCACGTGAAAGATGACTCTGTTAAGCCTACTTG GGTGCAGATGGCAGCTGCTACTGGTCGCATCGCCTCAAACAACCCAAATCTGCAAGCCATTCCCAAAGCACCGTTCAGCCTCGTCGTGTTTCCTCAAAATTCTGATGATCAGG AGCCGACCCTAAACTTCCGCTCCGTGTACACCGCTCGTCCCTCCCACTGGTTCATAGCCGCCGACTTCAAGCACATCGAGTGCCGCGTGTTCGCTCACGCCGCCGACGATGCCACGTTACAAGATGTTTTAAGAAGTGGCCAGGACTTGTTCAAAGTGCTTGCTGCTAAGTG GTTGAACAAGCCGGTAGACGAAGTATTGTCGGAAGACCGCGAGCGCACGAAGCGTATAGTCTACGCCAGCCTGTACGGCGCCGGGGCTCGGAAGCTTATGGAAATACTACACATAAGCTATGAGCAGGCCTTGAGTGTTATGTCCAGTTTTAATC GTACATTCCCCGCTCTAAAGTCCTTCGGCCGCGCTGTAGTCGCAAAAGCAACGAGCGGCGCGCTCCGCTCTCTCTGCGGGCGCGCGCGTCGATTCCCGCACATAGCCAGCGCCGACGCGACGTTGCGAGCTCAGGCGGAGCGGCAGGCGGTTAACTTCATCGTGCAAG